The following are from one region of the Hymenobacter sp. YIM 151858-1 genome:
- the hppD gene encoding 4-hydroxyphenylpyruvate dioxygenase codes for METMTPAAAATPATADFLPLNGTDYIEFYVGNAKQSAYFYQAAFGFELVAYAGPETGVRDRASYVLQQNKIRLVLTTSLLPDSDITRHVAKHGDGVKVMALWVDDARKSFEETTKRGAKPAFEPYTISDANGEVTLAGIYTYGETIHTFVERSKYNGVFLPGFVARKSNVPQGNPVGLQYVDHCVGNVGWGQMNQWVKFYEDVMGFKLLITFDDDDISTEYSALMSKVVSNGNGFVKFPINEPAEGKKKSQIEEYLDFYHDAGVQHMALITHDIRTTVTELRRRGVEFLSVPDTYYDDLLQRVGQIDEDLQSIKELNLLVDRDDEGYLLQIFTKPVEDRPTVFYEIIQRKGAKSFGKGNFKALFEAIEREQALRGNL; via the coding sequence ATGGAAACGATGACTCCGGCCGCCGCGGCCACTCCCGCTACCGCTGATTTCTTACCTCTAAACGGCACCGATTACATTGAGTTTTACGTTGGCAACGCCAAGCAGTCGGCCTACTTCTACCAGGCGGCGTTCGGGTTTGAGCTGGTAGCCTACGCCGGGCCCGAAACGGGTGTGCGCGACCGGGCTTCGTACGTGCTGCAGCAAAACAAAATCCGGCTGGTGCTTACCACCTCGCTGCTGCCCGACTCCGATATTACGCGCCACGTAGCCAAGCACGGCGACGGTGTGAAGGTAATGGCCCTGTGGGTGGATGATGCCCGCAAATCCTTCGAGGAAACCACCAAGCGCGGCGCCAAGCCGGCTTTCGAGCCTTACACCATTTCCGACGCCAACGGCGAGGTGACGCTGGCAGGCATTTACACCTACGGCGAAACCATTCACACTTTTGTGGAGCGCTCCAAGTACAACGGCGTGTTTCTGCCGGGCTTTGTAGCGCGCAAAAGCAACGTTCCGCAGGGCAACCCGGTGGGCCTGCAGTACGTGGACCACTGCGTGGGCAACGTGGGCTGGGGCCAGATGAACCAGTGGGTGAAGTTTTACGAAGACGTGATGGGCTTTAAACTGCTCATCACCTTCGACGACGACGACATCTCAACGGAATACTCGGCCCTGATGTCGAAGGTGGTGTCGAACGGCAACGGCTTCGTGAAATTCCCCATCAACGAGCCGGCCGAAGGCAAGAAAAAGTCGCAGATCGAGGAGTACCTCGATTTTTACCACGATGCCGGCGTGCAGCACATGGCCCTGATTACGCACGACATCCGCACGACCGTAACCGAGCTGCGCCGCCGCGGCGTGGAGTTCCTGTCGGTGCCCGATACGTACTACGACGACCTGCTGCAGCGCGTAGGCCAAATCGACGAAGACCTGCAGTCGATTAAAGAGCTGAACCTGCTTGTGGACCGCGACGACGAAGGCTACCTGCTCCAGATCTTTACGAAACCGGTGGAAGACCGCCCCACCGTGTTCTACGAAATCATTCAGCGCAAAGGCGCTAAGTCGTTCGGCAAAGGCAACTTCAAGGCTTTGTTCGAGGCCATTGAGCGCGAGCAGGCCCTGCGCGGCAACCTGTAA